The genomic stretch AACATTAATAACTCTATGATACtgataaaataacaataaacatTTACACTGTAAAGCTGGTGTTATTTTATTCGGATAacctcaattaaaaaaaaaaacaagaacatTTTTCTTAAACATAATTTTATTTCTTCGCCATCGGTTCGAACGCATCCGGCATACGCTCGATAACGTATCGATTGAGCGCAACGTTCATAATCGGAACGCCCGGTATTTTCCGGATTCTCCGCTTCAGGTCTTTATCGTTGGTGGCGACAATGTAACACTTGTGCTGGGTCACTCGCTGCACCAGGCAATCGTCGGCGTATGTCCCCCGGTGCATGCAGTGGATCCGCTCGAAGCGTTCATCCTTAATAATCCTTAGTGCCAACTTGAACTTGGGCCCAAGCTTCTCCAGTTCACCCACGACACAATCCGTCACGTACGGGATACACTTGGCGTACAGGCAATCCATCATGGTTTTTATAATGTCCAGCTTGTTTTTGATACTGAAGTTGACAAAATTGGTATCGACCAAAATGTGGTACGGAGGTCCTAGCTGCGTGTTGTACTGGAAGAACATGGCTGAGCTGACCTGGGGCTTCTCCATCAATTTTAGTTCTGTTTCAgatgtttttttctcttttggttTGGAGCGATCGTCCTGTTTCAGACGACTGTCGGTCGTTTTAATCATTCGCTTGAGTTGGGCCGACCGTTGTGATTGCAGGCGTTTAAGTTGTCCTTTTTTACCCTGTAAGACCAGAATTAAGCCATATGTGCAGACATTAAGAAGTATATATCTacttaccatttttgttttatttgaaaaacacACTTTGGGACCAAATATGATTGatatttattgatattagaTTTTTATTAATTAGGCACATGCGTTTTtagttttgcattgttttgttcAACCAAATCTGATGTGATATGTGAAAACTCGGATTCGACGAACGAGAATAAAACATCGTCTGTTTGTTTTAGAGCATCAGTACCGAGTTTTGATATTTAAAATCCGAGACAGGGATGCCATATTTTCAGCTGTATATTAAATCAAAAAAACTGCTGCGGATGGTAAAATCGGTATGAACTTGTGGTTTGTACAAAAATACATACCTTAGTATAAAAACTGATGCAAAAGTCTGTACAAATATTACAAATATCGCTAAATGTGCTATCCTTAATTATGGATAAAACAGGAAAATACGTAGGTACTTTGAAACCGTGTTTGATTGATTAATTTAACAACCGTGAATTCACCTGAAGATGTCATTACCATGCTTTAacaactttttttgttattggttGGGTTGATCACCGTGCGGCATAATCAATTTTTTAATTGACAAGTTAAAATTTGACAAGGGAAAAAGCGTAAAATCTGTCATGAAAACCCGTTtatggaacacgcaggtatttcaccagcctgcagtagtttaagtgaagcgaaatccacgagtttacactccgagcgaagtgaaaattggctgcaactgacagaatataaacgcacacaagttttcgcttgctgctgttTTTTTCACTAGCATTGCATGCATTGCAttgtttgcatgcgtgaaaaaacccaagtgaaaaagatgagatccacaaccttcgatttcgctggatcgaatttgtttacagttccaagcgaagtgaaattgttgcaggttgcatttttcacgagcgtaaaaaaatgaacattttgtatgaggttttcacttcgcttggaactctaaatagggctttaaTTGGTCGTGCGGGAGAAGGAAGAGTTTGTCAGaactttttctttaaattttgataccCCTAGTAAAGATATAAGTGCGTTAAAAGttgcagagtaattgctcatcGGATTCGtccaaggttgttaatcgataatttatcgtaaacgccgataacgataccgtctgttatcgttatcgttgatgacgcttacgtcttcagacattatcgtcattgtcaatgacgatagctactgaacggtatcgaatcaataacgtttgtttattaccaaccactgcaataccatcttttgctttattagatatatcatttagatgcattttaaatgcaaatatgacaatgctacataccttactATTCCAATTTGTGCTTTAAAAAGCGCCTCATaagctaaaacaatcaaaactgataAATTTATTTCCCTGATGAgaagcgaaacataaacaaataaggaaaagtttcttcctgttgcctagtgatgtttTGTCTCCAATcctccaaagtgaaaaaacgtttCCTCACCCCGTGCCTGCTTTTCGATCAAGTCGTACACCATTCGCTACCACAGCAGACAAAACTGGCATAAggcgttagtgagctgataacgtctagTGACTATCGTTGTCGCCAAgatcgttaatgtttgaagacggtatcgtcatcgtcaataacgataccatacgttatcggtaacggcgatgacgattatcgacgataatctatcgtatcAACAACCTACTTGTAATTGActaaaaattgagatttttttttaaataggaaCGATTTTGCTGAAAGAAAAAccgaaactaaaaggaaaaaaagattataaaaaataacttaATCCTTCCAAAGATTATGTTGATGGAATCGCATATCGACGACGTAGAAAGCCGGatagtaactgcagcatcattgctgatttctgAAATACCATCCATATTCAGTTCCTCTTGTTCAATTAATTCGCAACCCAAATATTCTCCACATGTTAGTGGATTGATAGAGACTAAAAAATGCATTCATTTGCATTGCGCTGTTATTCATAAACAagcatgcacggtaaaacagaactATCAAATATTACTCTTTTTAAACGAGAAAAACGTGTCATTTAGTTCATTTTGAGCAAATCTCAAacaaaaaagggatcgtagaactataataAATGATGCAAGTATCATAAATAATTCTGAATTGAACTCTGTGGTATAGGTATAGGTgtctgttttatttatttatttattttttagagttgaaatgtgatgtcacactcaagctaactccccctcccccatatgtcacaataaTCGAAACCCCCTACTCCCCCTaaatgcgtgacatcattagtGGATGTTCCCCTACAGCAAAACTTTATTTAGGTCTCTGGAAATTTTGCACACTTCCAACTTGGCTAGCAGCCCTGAAATTCACAGGCGCGTACATactttttgttattttgcaagCTGTTTCAACAATCTGTCAGTCAATGCGGATTTTTATGTGAAACACAGAAAAACCATATTTCTATTAGGATCTTTTTTACACATATAACTAAGGCAAATTATTAAATTTGATCCACCCTACTACCATACGATTGTTGACGATTGTGAACATGCGTCACATTCCTTCCCCTCGAGACGTGTCTTGTTTACAATTGATGCAATGATGTCATTTTTTCGTGGAAAGACAAAAGAAAAGTCTTGCGAAGTGTCGCTCCccattgataaaaattgcaCTGCAGctcaaaaaagttttcttttcatGAGTGACAAGGTCGGTGAATCATTTCTTATTGTAAGAACTAGCACAAGTGACTCAATTCATTTTACAGGTTTAGAAGTGCAGTGGCAGCAGTTTAGGCTGAACGGCAGAACAATGGATAACTTGAATTCTCAGCTCGCTCATCTCTCGTTAAGGTCATCTGGGAGTGACcctcaacagcaacagcaacaacagcatcAAACACAATACGGAGCACTGCCTGATAGTGGTCCGAATGGAGTCGGTGTTCCCGGAATGGTGATGATGGGTCGCAAAGGACCCGCAGTTCCACCGAAGCCGAAAAAACCTTCACCCTCGACGGTGCCACCGCAGGTGCCAAAAAGTTCCAACGTTAAACAGTACATCGAACCATCGTACTCAACTTTGCTTCAAGGGCAATCGGGTGGAACAGCGTCGGGCGGAATGGAAGAACACGCATATACGAACACATCGTTCGCAGCCGGAGTTGCTGGAAAAATGGGAGCACGAAAGGTGACCTTGGATAATGCAATTGAATTGCAGCAGCAGAAGGAAGCTTTGGAGCACCACAAACGCATGATGCAGATTAAAATACAGCAAAGAGGACAGGCGGACGGAGCAGTTTATGAGAATACGGCTCCTCGTTTTTACGAGGGAGATGCAACCTACGCTAACATCCCGGGTGGTCAGAAGAATGGAGATGGAATAATTTACAGTAACATCGTTCATGGTGGGACCGGTCCGAAAAAACCCTTCACCCAAAGACAGATATCGGACGAGCTTCCTCCTCCCCCGGCACAAGAAACGCAGAATGCTTTGTCGTTGAACGAATTGTCGTTGGAGGATAACGATGATGAATTTCCTCCACCTCCTAGTCCAGTTAGTTCTTCATATAGCGAGCTGAGAAGAGCCACCGATCCACCCTCGATTGGGTGTCAACCCCAGCCAACCTACAACATGGTGGGACCTGGCGTGGCTGGACAGACGTATAGCAATCTGGCTCCAAATAATCAAATATATGCCAACAACATGCATCATCAATCGCTGTACGGAACCTACGGTATGAGCTCTCAGggttccaccacgtacgaatcCATTTACGAGCCGATTAATCCACGCCCTACCAGTCAAATGTCCGGTAGATCAAACTATTCGCTCTATACGCCCTATGTTAATTCACGCGGCGTTAATAGTCCTAACGATAGTCTGATAACGAGCGCTTCGAATCAGCACCAGCATCGTGGTCATCCTCCGAAAGAGTCCGAAGTGGATAAACTAACAGATTTGCTGGTTCAGTCGATGGACAACGTACAGGATCCGGATTCGTTTGGAACGTGTGTAAAGTGCGGTGAAAGGGTAATTGGAGAAAACACCGGCTGCACTGCGATGGACCAAATTTATCACATCGCTTGTTTTACATGCCACCAGTGTCAGATCAATCTGCAAGGTAAACCATTCTATGCCCTGGATGGCCAACCGTACTGTGAAGAGGATTACCTTAACACACTAGAGAAATGTTCGGTTTGTTTGAAACCCATTCTGGAGCGGATCCTAAGGGCAACCGGAAAACCGTACCATCCGCAGTGCTTTACATGTATTATCTGTGGCAAGTCGTTGGACGGGATTCCGTTTACTGTTGATGCTACCAATCAGATTCACTGCATTGAAGATTTCCACAAAAAGTTCGCACCGCGGTGCTGCGTCTGTAATATGCCCATCATGCCAGAACCGGGTCAGGACGAGACCATCCGTGTCGTGGCGCTCGATCGAAGTTTTCACATCAATTGCTACAAGTGCGAGGATTGTGGTCTACTGCTATCATCCGAGGCGGAGGGGCGCGGTTGCTATCCACTGGATGATCATATCCTTTGCAAGAGCTGCAATGCCAAACGAGTACAGACACTAACCAGCCACATGACGACTGAGTTGTAAGGTCGCTATCTTTATAACTAGTTGCtagttcatgtttttttttattcattcctTTTGGCATTTTTGTTAGTCATCAAAGAAAGGAGTGTCCTTTCGCAAAGCAGTGCAAGTActaaaaccgaaaatttagtATATAGTAAAGAGTAAACGGACGACACTAATCTGTTGTAATTAGAACTCTTGGCTGTTAATTTAGTTGTAGGAAGAATGACACGAAAAATATCGCTCAATCATTCCGTAGTGTCTGCATGAGAATAGCTAACAGCGTTAACGCGTAATacttatattatatatattcactTAGGAAAGTCGTCTATTGCTATGCATTTATGAAAAAATCTGATCATTCCACTATTATCAACAACACTATATTACTATTATATGATATAACTAATGTTCGCAGAAAACGCATTTATAGCAAACTGTATATGATAAGATCAGATTTCGAATCTTTTAAAGTAGGTAATAAACAAACCGAAACATTGCCAATAGCGAATAGTGAAGAGATAACAGTTTAAAACTTGTTACAACTAAAAATCGTCCCCCTTTTCTTCGTGTACAAGAGTAATAGTAAATAGTGAAGGTTTTAATCGTCTTACATAACATTCTCCAACATACATATATGCAAATACGTAAATCATTCCGAGCAACTCTAGCAGCTTCGCCTGGTGTATTAAGAGAACCAAAACGCAAATGAGAgacaaacgaaaacgaaaaacgTTGTGGTGTTATAAAATTGGTGTATTGGGCATGCATTGCGGTGGTGTTAAATTTACTACTCCGAAAGGTGgcctatttattttttcataaacaaTTGGGAAATTCTAATCGAATATCCTGAAGGGGATaggaaaaagagagaaaaaggtTTAAAGTAGCTCACTTATCACAGAGGTTTCATCAGGTGTTAAGAGGCCCTATTACTTGTCTCGACTCCAGTCACTGTCCAGTCGGGCGATATGT from Wyeomyia smithii strain HCP4-BCI-WySm-NY-G18 chromosome 3, ASM2978416v1, whole genome shotgun sequence encodes the following:
- the LOC129727227 gene encoding rRNA-processing protein FCF1 homolog; this encodes MGKKGQLKRLQSQRSAQLKRMIKTTDSRLKQDDRSKPKEKKTSETELKLMEKPQVSSAMFFQYNTQLGPPYHILVDTNFVNFSIKNKLDIIKTMMDCLYAKCIPYVTDCVVGELEKLGPKFKLALRIIKDERFERIHCMHRGTYADDCLVQRVTQHKCYIVATNDKDLKRRIRKIPGVPIMNVALNRYVIERMPDAFEPMAKK
- the LOC129727222 gene encoding lipoma-preferred partner homolog, which codes for MDNLNSQLAHLSLRSSGSDPQQQQQQQHQTQYGALPDSGPNGVGVPGMVMMGRKGPAVPPKPKKPSPSTVPPQVPKSSNVKQYIEPSYSTLLQGQSGGTASGGMEEHAYTNTSFAAGVAGKMGARKVTLDNAIELQQQKEALEHHKRMMQIKIQQRGQADGAVYENTAPRFYEGDATYANIPGGQKNGDGIIYSNIVHGGTGPKKPFTQRQISDELPPPPAQETQNALSLNELSLEDNDDEFPPPPSPVSSSYSELRRATDPPSIGCQPQPTYNMVGPGVAGQTYSNLAPNNQIYANNMHHQSLYGTYGMSSQGSTTYESIYEPINPRPTSQMSGRSNYSLYTPYVNSRGVNSPNDSLITSASNQHQHRGHPPKESEVDKLTDLLVQSMDNVQDPDSFGTCVKCGERVIGENTGCTAMDQIYHIACFTCHQCQINLQGKPFYALDGQPYCEEDYLNTLEKCSVCLKPILERILRATGKPYHPQCFTCIICGKSLDGIPFTVDATNQIHCIEDFHKKFAPRCCVCNMPIMPEPGQDETIRVVALDRSFHINCYKCEDCGLLLSSEAEGRGCYPLDDHILCKSCNAKRVQTLTSHMTTEL